A portion of the Actinomycetota bacterium genome contains these proteins:
- a CDS encoding LuxR C-terminal-related transcriptional regulator: protein MAEALFISRKTASVHVSNILAKLGVHTRTEAAAAAHRLGLDDAPARWP from the coding sequence ATCGCCGAGGCCTTGTTCATCAGCCGCAAGACGGCCAGCGTCCACGTCAGCAACATCCTGGCCAAGCTGGGCGTGCACACCAGGACCGAGGCGGCGGCCGCGGCCCACCGCCTCGGTCTGGACGACGCCCCGGCTAGGTGGCCGTGA